The following are from one region of the Primulina eburnea isolate SZY01 chromosome 17, ASM2296580v1, whole genome shotgun sequence genome:
- the LOC140818068 gene encoding uncharacterized protein has protein sequence MRSDSVPILSPESETMPIPLSIKEEEDEHASSTTKALLPFDTDYFSSSSLQNSPSRSTILFVSLILTTCIALSAALAFGFLFFSVADSSTSSSIASSASDSTSNVEFSRSLTKLKQPVVLLISSDGFRFGYQYKTDVPSINRLIQNGTEAELGLIPVFPTITFPNHYSIVTGLYPAYHGIINNYFTDPETGDHFNMASHEPKWWLGEPLWETVVNNGLKASTYFWPGSEVHKGSWNCPKDYCMFYNKSVPFEERVDTVLKYFDLPSSEIPSFMTLYFEDPDHQGHQVGPDDPRITEAIVEVDKLIGRLILGLEQRGVFEDVNIILLGDHGMVGTCDQKLIFLDDLVKWIEIPKEWVQSYSPLLAITPSPGYSSKDVVAKMNEGLKSGNVGNGQYLTVYLKEELPSRLHYSSSYRIPPIIGLIAEGFKVEQKSSKKQECGGAHGYDNEFFSMRSIFFAHGPRFARGRKVPSFENVQIYNLVTTILGIQGASNNGSVLFPQGVLLPSH, from the coding sequence ATGAGATCAGATTCGGTGCCCATTTTGAGCCCCGAAAGTGAGACCATGCCGATACCGCTCTCGatcaaagaagaagaagacgAACATGCGAGCTCGACGACCAAAGCCCTTCTACCCTTTGACACGGACTATTTTTCATCGAGTTCTTTGCAAAATTCTCCCTCCAGATCTACGATTCTGTTCGTTTCTCTCATTTTAACGACCTGCATCGCTCTTTCTGCTGCACTTGCATTTGGGTTTCTGTTTTTCTCTGTCGCTGATAGTTCCACTTCCTCTTCTATAGCATCGTCAGCATCTGATTCTACTTCCAATGTTGAATTCTCAAGATCTCTCACAAAGCTAAAACAACCTGTCGTGTTATTGATTTCCTCCGACGGATTCAGGTTTGGGTATCAGTACAAGACAGATGTTCCGAGTATTAATAGACTGATTCAGAATGGGACTGAAGCTGAGCTGGGATTGATTCCAGTGTTTCCAACTATTACCTTTCCCAACCATTACTCCATTGTCACAGGTTTGTACCCTGCTTATCATGGAAttatcaataattattttactgATCCGGAGACTGGTGACCACTTCAATATGGCTAGTCATGAACCCAAGTGGTGGCTGGGTGAGCCCCTGTGGGAGACTGTGGTTAATAATGGATTGAAGGCTTCAACTTATTTCTGGCCTGGTTCTGAGGTACACAAGGGTTCTTGGAATTGTCCCAAGGATTATtgcatgttttataataaatctgTTCCTTTTGAAGAAAGAGTTGATACTGTTTTGAAGTACTTTGATTTGCCTAGTAGCGAGATCCCCTCATTTATGACATTGTATTTCGAGGATCCTGATCATCAAGGCCATCAGGTTGGTCCTGATGATCCTCGGATTACTGAAGCTATTGTTGAAGTGGATAAGTTGATTGGGAGATTGATTCTTGGTCTGGAACAGAGAGGGGTTTTTGAGGATGTGAATATCATTTTGTTGGGTGATCATGGGATGGTGGGTACTTGTGACCAAAAGCTGATATTTTTAGATGATCTAGTGAAATGGATTGAGATTCCGAAGGAATGGGTTCAATCTTACAGTCCGCTGCTTGCAATTACTCCGTCTCCCGGTTATTCGTCGAAGGATGTTGTTGCTAAGATGAACGAGGGTCTGAAGTCAGGTAATGTAGGAAATGGGCAGTATTTGACTGTTTATCTCAAAGAGGAACTTCCTAGCAGGCTGCATTATTCATCTAGTTATCGAATCCCGCCGATTATTGGGTTGATTGCGGAGGGGTTTAAAGTGGAGCAGAAGAGTTCAAAAAAGCAAGAATGTGGAGGAGCACATGGATATGACAATGAATTTTTCTCCATGCGGAGCATATTTTTTGCGCATGGACCTCGATTTGCCAGGGGACGGAAAGTCCCATCTTTTGAGAATGTTCAGATTTACAACTTGGTTACAACAATCCTCGGCATCCAGGGAGCTTCTAACAACGGTTCGGTGTTGTTTCCCCAGGGTGTTCTCTTGCCTAGCCATTAA
- the LOC140818776 gene encoding heat stress transcription factor A-7a-like gives MISVVAGDINQEMVGNGGDGALIGVKEEPFVFLDETEFSGGGYNVKNGGEDEWGEESEHLPKPLEGLREIGPPPFLKKTFEMVDDPQTDSIISWSGAGNSFVVWDSHTFATDLLPKHFKHNNFSSFVRQLNTYRFRKIDSDRWEFANEGFQRSKKHMLKHIKRRKQSPQIMRPHEAAAHPWQYPTSHGVDSELYKIGAEQNALRQEIMKLRQQQECSQRYIAAMEERLHASEMQQKHMIIFMLKSLKDPMYLLDCVDRINRKRALNSGVILKRRRLSENSGSIDIEDKKFQVQEELSTIQSEIQTLFSPAESRSPVQEQKAESSSETNSSDNFILWEKLMEDDMIYEEEEGPEKQQSDDVRRIGEFTALGFAY, from the exons ATGATCTCTGTAGTAGCTGGAGATATTAATCAAGAAATGGTGGGAAATGGTGGGGATGGAGCTCTGATCGGTGTGAAGGAAGAACCCTTCGTGTTTCTTGATGAAACTGAGTTTTCTGGAGGTGGGTATAACGTCAAGAATGGAGGTGAGGATGAATGGGGGGAGGAGTCGGAGCATCTCCCCAAGCCGTTAGAAGGGCTGAGAGAGATCGGGCCGCCGCCGTTTCTGAAGAAGACGTTTGAGATGGTGGATGATCCTCAGACGGACTCGATAATATCGTGGAGTGGTGCGGGGAATAGCTTCGTTGTGTGGGATTCGCACACTTTCGCCACCGATTTGCTCCCTAAGCATTTCAAGCACAACAATTTCTCCAGCTTCGTTCGCCAACTCAATACCTAT AGATTCAGGAAGATTGATTCGGACAGATGGGAATTTGCAAACGAAGGCTTTCAGAGAAGCAAGAAACATATGCTGAAACACATCAAAAGGAGGAAGCAAAGTCCCCAAATCATGCGGCCACATGAAGCAGCAGCACATCCTTGGCAGTACCCCACAAGTCATGGAGTGGATTCAGAGCTTTACAAGATCGGAGCTGAACAGAACGCACTGAGACAAGAAATCATGAAGCTAAGGCAGCAACAAGAGTGCTCGCAGCGCTACATAGCCGCCATGGAAGAGCGTCTTCACGCCTCCGAAATGCAGCAAAAACATATGATCATTTTCATGCTCAAGTCCTTGAAGGATCCCATGTATTTACTGGATTGTGTAGACAGGATTAACAGGAAAAGGGCACTAAACAGCGGAGTGATCTTGAAGAGGAGGAGGCTGTCCGAAAACTCGGGATCCATTGATATCGAGGACAAGAAGTTCCAAGTTCAGGAAGAGTTGAGTACCATCCAATCCGAAATTCAGACATTGTTCTCTCCCGCTGAATCAAGGAGCCCTGTACAGGAACAAAAGGCCGAATCATCCTCTGAAACGAACAGCTCCGACAATTTCATATTGTGGGAGAAACTTATGGAAGATGACATGATCTACGAGGAGGAAGAAGGCCCGGAAAAGCAACAATCCGATGATGTACGTAGAATAGGAGAATTTACCGCATTGGGATTTGCATATTAG